In Fundulus heteroclitus isolate FHET01 chromosome 18, MU-UCD_Fhet_4.1, whole genome shotgun sequence, a single genomic region encodes these proteins:
- the usp16 gene encoding ubiquitin carboxyl-terminal hydrolase 16 isoform X2, which produces MGKKRGKDRSFREDEDIELTGPSCRHIRKGTDQTQIKKLSAVSDWLNCQDCKPEENKENISSTEQEESKEENETVAIWMCLKCGHRGCGRHSENQHAIKHYEIPRSDPHCLVVSLDNWSVWCYICDDEVQYSSTGKLAQLVNNLKKQISTEPMKRPQKRVKEDVDPLEVKQETKTVNTEENEGKENNDGRNKQKKNVKKENVGKSPNHNPAEESCSVPVKGLSNLGNTCFFNAVLQNLSQTQLLRQTLNKVAQEKMNLDIKPDASLELEPIIVQLDQPGSLTLAMCKLLNEIQDCNRSVVTPRELFAQVCKKAARFKGFQQQDSQELLRYLLDGMRAEELKRVSTGIMETLKQSSKDTDEDKLKAVVKEYEKNGVPKNFVDQVFGGELTSTIMCQQCKTAYRKKIPKKGVPKTSESSQDGRNSPGLTSGNDDTPTGASKYQQKKAKKQAKKQAKYQKRQQKLETRPTLESLTSPSDVNGDQTDVTEDAKGTGDADSVPPEDASSHEQDPEPLCGSEQDQNGEQGKEEDKDSATDNDSLADSSASNRFTVLSEEQYSHGSTSCNEMSSADLEGELEPQLVNKLEQVTLDDAFVDSPDDMEQASGTEDEALEDKEYTVISQDPELAFDTLSTRATPEKQECSVQSCLFQFTEVETLTLNNSLLCVTCTKRHRKNDKAGGSKKNIYTDALKQMLISSPPSVLTLHLKRFQQNGYSICKVNRHVQFPLILDLAPYSAAKCKNISEGDTQILYSLYGIVEHSGTMRSGHYTAYVKVRPDSSKYSSNDKQGDAERPRGSWFHISDTSVQPVSESKVQSCQAYLLFYERIL; this is translated from the exons ATGGGAaagaagagggggaaagacaggaGCTTCCGAGAGGATGAGGACATTGAGCTCACGG gTCCATCCTGCCGGCATATTAGGAAAGGCACTGACCAAACTCAGATAAAGAAACTGTCTGcagtttctgattggctgaattGTCAAGACTGTAAACCTGAggagaataaagaaaacatcagCTCAACTGAGCAAGAGGAATCCAAAGAGGAAAATGAAACGGTCGCAATATGGATGTGCTTGAAATGTGGGCATAGG GGATGTGGCAGGCATTCTGAGAACCAGCATGCCATTAAGCATTATGAGATTCCTCGGTCAGATCCCCATTGCCTGGTGGTCAGTTTGGACAACTGGAGTGTGTG GTGCTACATATGCGATGATGAGGTCCAGTACTCGAGCACAGGGAAACTGGCACAGCTGGTGAACAATCTGAAAAAGCAAATTTCCACAGAGCCCATGAAGAGACCACAGAAAA gagtGAAAGAAGACGTGGATCCGTTGGAAGTCAAGCAGGAGACCAAAACTgtaaacacagaagaaaatgaGGGCAAGGAGAACAACGATGGCAGGaacaagcaaaagaaaaacgTCAAGAAGGAGAACGTTGGAAAATCCCCAAATCACAACCCAGCTGAGGAAAGTTGCAGCGTTCCAGTGAAGGGGCTGAGCAACCTCGGAAACACGTGTTTCTTCAACGCAGTCCTGCAG AATCTCTCTCAAACTCAGCTCCTGAGACAAACTCTCAACAAAGTAGCACAAGAGAAAATGAATCTCGACATTAAACCCGACGCATCTTTGGAGTTG GAACCTATAATAGTGCAGCTAGACCAGCCTGGATCTCTTACATTGGCTATGTGTAAGCTACTCAATGAGATCCAGGACTGCAACAGGAGTGTGGTGACGCCCCGTGAGTTGTTCGCACAAGTTTGTAAAAA GGCTGCCAGGTTTAAAGGATTTCAACAGCAGGACAGCCAGGAGCTGCTGCGATACCTGCTGGATGGGATGAGGGCTGAGGAACTCAAA AGAGTAAGCACTGGAATAATGGAGACTTTAAAACAATCAAGTAAAGACACAGATGAAGACAAGCTGAAAGCTGTAGTCAAAG AGTACGAGAAAAACGGAGTTCCTAAAAACTTTGTGGACCAGGTTTTTGGTGGCGAGTTGACCAGCACCATAATGTGCCAGCAGTGCAAAACA GCGTACAGAAAGAAAATTCCCAAAAAAGGAGTTCCTAAGACCAGTGAATCAAGCCAGGACGGCAGAAACAGCCCTGGTCTGACCAGCGGGAACGATGACACCCCGACTGGGGCCAGCAAGTACCAGCAGAAAAAGGCTAAAAAGCAGGCAAAGAAGCAAGCAAAG TATCAGAAGCGGCAGCAGAAGCTTGAAACTAGACCGACTTTAGAGAGTTTGACATCTCCAAGCGACGTAAACGGTGACCAAACCGATGTTACCGAAGATGCAAAAGGCACGGGGGACGCTGACAGCGTGCCGCCCGAGGACGCCTCATCGCACGAGCAGGATCCCGAACCGCTCTGTGGGTCTGAACAGGATCAGAATGGCGAGCAGGGGAAAGAGGAGGACAAAGATTCAGCGACTGACAACGATTCGTTGGCCGACTCGTCAGCCAGCAACCGTTTCACCGTCTTGTCAGAGGAGCAGTACTCGCATGGCAGCACTTCGTGTAACGAAATGTCCAGCGCGGATCTGGAGGGAGAACTGGAGCCACAGTTGGTCAATAAACTGGAACAAGTGACGCTGGATGATGCATTCGTAGATTCTCCGGATGACATGGAGCAAGCCTCGGGGACCGAAGACGAAGCTCTGGAGGACAAGGAATATACAGTGATAAGCCAAGACCCAGAGCTGGCCTTCGACACCCTCTCCACCAGGGCAACCCCAGAGAAACAGGAGTGTTCAGTGCAGTCATGTCTGTTTCAGTTCACAGAAGTCGAAACACTCACACTGAACAACAGCTTGCTGTGTGTCACTTGCACCAAGCGACACAGGAAGAACGACAAAGCAGGCG GATCCAAAAAGAACATCTACACTGATGCTTTGAAGCAAATGTTGATCTCCTCCCCACCATCTGTACTTACTCTTCATTTGAAAAGATTTCAGCAG aATGGGTACAGTATTTGTAAAGTGAACAGGCATGTTCAATTTCCTCTGATTCTGGATCTTGCTCCTTATAGTGCAGCCAAATGCAAG AATATCTCCGAAGGAGACACTCAGATTTTGTACAGCCTGTATGGTATCGTAGAGCACAGTGGAACTATGAGGTCAGGTCATTACACAGCCTATGTAAAAGTCCGACCCGACTCTTCAAAATATTCATCGAATGATAAACAAG GAGATGCTGAGCGTCCTAGAGGATCCTGGTTCCATATCAGTGATACGAGCGTTCAGCCTGTCAGCGAAAGTAAAGTTCAGAGCTGCCAAGCCTACCTCCTCTTCTACGAAAGAATCCTCTAA
- the usp16 gene encoding ubiquitin carboxyl-terminal hydrolase 16 isoform X1, which produces MGKKRGKDRSFREDEDIELTGPSCRHIRKGTDQTQIKKLSAVSDWLNCQDCKPEENKENISSTEQEESKEENETVAIWMCLKCGHRGCGRHSENQHAIKHYEIPRSDPHCLVVSLDNWSVWCYICDDEVQYSSTGKLAQLVNNLKKQISTEPMKRPQKRVKEDVDPLEVKQETKTVNTEENEGKENNDGRNKQKKNVKKENVGKSPNHNPAEESCSVPVKGLSNLGNTCFFNAVLQNLSQTQLLRQTLNKVAQEKMNLDIKPDASLELEPIIVQLDQPGSLTLAMCKLLNEIQDCNRSVVTPRELFAQVCKKAARFKGFQQQDSQELLRYLLDGMRAEELKRVSTGIMETLKQSSKDTDEDKLKAVVKEYEKNGVPKNFVDQVFGGELTSTIMCQQCKTVSVVTEVFLDLSLPVSDEAYRKKIPKKGVPKTSESSQDGRNSPGLTSGNDDTPTGASKYQQKKAKKQAKKQAKYQKRQQKLETRPTLESLTSPSDVNGDQTDVTEDAKGTGDADSVPPEDASSHEQDPEPLCGSEQDQNGEQGKEEDKDSATDNDSLADSSASNRFTVLSEEQYSHGSTSCNEMSSADLEGELEPQLVNKLEQVTLDDAFVDSPDDMEQASGTEDEALEDKEYTVISQDPELAFDTLSTRATPEKQECSVQSCLFQFTEVETLTLNNSLLCVTCTKRHRKNDKAGGSKKNIYTDALKQMLISSPPSVLTLHLKRFQQNGYSICKVNRHVQFPLILDLAPYSAAKCKNISEGDTQILYSLYGIVEHSGTMRSGHYTAYVKVRPDSSKYSSNDKQGDAERPRGSWFHISDTSVQPVSESKVQSCQAYLLFYERIL; this is translated from the exons ATGGGAaagaagagggggaaagacaggaGCTTCCGAGAGGATGAGGACATTGAGCTCACGG gTCCATCCTGCCGGCATATTAGGAAAGGCACTGACCAAACTCAGATAAAGAAACTGTCTGcagtttctgattggctgaattGTCAAGACTGTAAACCTGAggagaataaagaaaacatcagCTCAACTGAGCAAGAGGAATCCAAAGAGGAAAATGAAACGGTCGCAATATGGATGTGCTTGAAATGTGGGCATAGG GGATGTGGCAGGCATTCTGAGAACCAGCATGCCATTAAGCATTATGAGATTCCTCGGTCAGATCCCCATTGCCTGGTGGTCAGTTTGGACAACTGGAGTGTGTG GTGCTACATATGCGATGATGAGGTCCAGTACTCGAGCACAGGGAAACTGGCACAGCTGGTGAACAATCTGAAAAAGCAAATTTCCACAGAGCCCATGAAGAGACCACAGAAAA gagtGAAAGAAGACGTGGATCCGTTGGAAGTCAAGCAGGAGACCAAAACTgtaaacacagaagaaaatgaGGGCAAGGAGAACAACGATGGCAGGaacaagcaaaagaaaaacgTCAAGAAGGAGAACGTTGGAAAATCCCCAAATCACAACCCAGCTGAGGAAAGTTGCAGCGTTCCAGTGAAGGGGCTGAGCAACCTCGGAAACACGTGTTTCTTCAACGCAGTCCTGCAG AATCTCTCTCAAACTCAGCTCCTGAGACAAACTCTCAACAAAGTAGCACAAGAGAAAATGAATCTCGACATTAAACCCGACGCATCTTTGGAGTTG GAACCTATAATAGTGCAGCTAGACCAGCCTGGATCTCTTACATTGGCTATGTGTAAGCTACTCAATGAGATCCAGGACTGCAACAGGAGTGTGGTGACGCCCCGTGAGTTGTTCGCACAAGTTTGTAAAAA GGCTGCCAGGTTTAAAGGATTTCAACAGCAGGACAGCCAGGAGCTGCTGCGATACCTGCTGGATGGGATGAGGGCTGAGGAACTCAAA AGAGTAAGCACTGGAATAATGGAGACTTTAAAACAATCAAGTAAAGACACAGATGAAGACAAGCTGAAAGCTGTAGTCAAAG AGTACGAGAAAAACGGAGTTCCTAAAAACTTTGTGGACCAGGTTTTTGGTGGCGAGTTGACCAGCACCATAATGTGCCAGCAGTGCAAAACA GTGTCCGTTGTCACAGAGGTGTTTCTGGATCTTTCTCTTCCTGTCTCTGACGAG GCGTACAGAAAGAAAATTCCCAAAAAAGGAGTTCCTAAGACCAGTGAATCAAGCCAGGACGGCAGAAACAGCCCTGGTCTGACCAGCGGGAACGATGACACCCCGACTGGGGCCAGCAAGTACCAGCAGAAAAAGGCTAAAAAGCAGGCAAAGAAGCAAGCAAAG TATCAGAAGCGGCAGCAGAAGCTTGAAACTAGACCGACTTTAGAGAGTTTGACATCTCCAAGCGACGTAAACGGTGACCAAACCGATGTTACCGAAGATGCAAAAGGCACGGGGGACGCTGACAGCGTGCCGCCCGAGGACGCCTCATCGCACGAGCAGGATCCCGAACCGCTCTGTGGGTCTGAACAGGATCAGAATGGCGAGCAGGGGAAAGAGGAGGACAAAGATTCAGCGACTGACAACGATTCGTTGGCCGACTCGTCAGCCAGCAACCGTTTCACCGTCTTGTCAGAGGAGCAGTACTCGCATGGCAGCACTTCGTGTAACGAAATGTCCAGCGCGGATCTGGAGGGAGAACTGGAGCCACAGTTGGTCAATAAACTGGAACAAGTGACGCTGGATGATGCATTCGTAGATTCTCCGGATGACATGGAGCAAGCCTCGGGGACCGAAGACGAAGCTCTGGAGGACAAGGAATATACAGTGATAAGCCAAGACCCAGAGCTGGCCTTCGACACCCTCTCCACCAGGGCAACCCCAGAGAAACAGGAGTGTTCAGTGCAGTCATGTCTGTTTCAGTTCACAGAAGTCGAAACACTCACACTGAACAACAGCTTGCTGTGTGTCACTTGCACCAAGCGACACAGGAAGAACGACAAAGCAGGCG GATCCAAAAAGAACATCTACACTGATGCTTTGAAGCAAATGTTGATCTCCTCCCCACCATCTGTACTTACTCTTCATTTGAAAAGATTTCAGCAG aATGGGTACAGTATTTGTAAAGTGAACAGGCATGTTCAATTTCCTCTGATTCTGGATCTTGCTCCTTATAGTGCAGCCAAATGCAAG AATATCTCCGAAGGAGACACTCAGATTTTGTACAGCCTGTATGGTATCGTAGAGCACAGTGGAACTATGAGGTCAGGTCATTACACAGCCTATGTAAAAGTCCGACCCGACTCTTCAAAATATTCATCGAATGATAAACAAG GAGATGCTGAGCGTCCTAGAGGATCCTGGTTCCATATCAGTGATACGAGCGTTCAGCCTGTCAGCGAAAGTAAAGTTCAGAGCTGCCAAGCCTACCTCCTCTTCTACGAAAGAATCCTCTAA